One region of Gimesia sp. genomic DNA includes:
- a CDS encoding phage tail tube protein, with translation MTLGIGTFTRVAIDSALPFDTSSIPIEIIDSESLIETQTIDETGGTTGTTEHLAERTRLGQKRCSGSIKLAASRLALDTLLPLILGGDESSNEFGLEDSLPEFYMMVDRDEKVYTYSGCRIARATFTGSSGQMVFIELDIEAETETEGNAGTFPTLATPTESPYRFEDGVLTLQSDTREFSEFSLTIENQLDTERFENNLTRVDLPLLDRVITLSTNHPWSTENLDLIKQDLTGAGGSLVFTNTEITSNILTFTFGTIQYPSKTPGTTKVQVTRLPLEGMVRKAGSSPSLIVTNAHA, from the coding sequence ATGACTTTAGGAATCGGAACTTTTACGCGTGTGGCGATCGACTCTGCCCTTCCTTTCGATACCAGTTCAATCCCCATCGAAATCATTGATTCAGAATCGCTCATTGAAACGCAGACGATCGACGAGACAGGAGGCACGACTGGTACGACCGAGCATCTCGCTGAACGAACCAGACTGGGCCAGAAACGCTGCAGCGGCTCTATTAAACTGGCAGCGAGCCGGTTAGCTCTCGACACATTGCTACCGCTGATCTTAGGTGGTGATGAGAGTTCAAATGAATTCGGCCTGGAAGATTCGCTTCCGGAATTCTACATGATGGTTGATCGAGACGAAAAAGTTTACACATACTCTGGCTGTAGAATTGCTCGCGCGACATTTACCGGTTCGTCTGGTCAGATGGTTTTTATCGAGCTTGACATCGAAGCCGAAACCGAAACAGAAGGAAATGCGGGTACTTTTCCGACGTTAGCAACACCTACCGAAAGTCCATATCGCTTTGAAGACGGCGTCCTTACCCTGCAAAGCGATACTCGCGAGTTTAGTGAATTCAGCCTCACAATTGAAAACCAGCTGGATACAGAACGATTTGAGAATAATCTCACGCGGGTGGACCTCCCACTACTGGATCGAGTCATCACACTTTCAACGAATCACCCCTGGAGTACGGAAAACCTGGACTTAATAAAACAGGATCTCACCGGCGCGGGTGGATCACTGGTATTTACGAACACCGAAATCACGAGCAACATCCTGACGTTTACGTTCGGTACGATTCAGTATCCATCAAAAACTCCCGGAACCACTAAGGTGCAGGTTACTCGATTACCTCTGGAAGGCATGGTTCGCAAAGCAGGCAGCTCTCCCAGTCTCATTGTCACTAACGCACATGCGTGA
- a CDS encoding phage virion morphogenesis protein, translating into MPETITTSELSGFLNGVVQRLAESQASDILSKWNDDLAGDLGESFLDSQSPGGIAWAPLKHPRPPGHNPGMRPLIDTGKLMQSIISNSSGPIETVTQDSTLLGTSVYYAGFHQYGTATIPARPFMGISEDLQDSAVEKLGNHIMTVIDAI; encoded by the coding sequence ATGCCTGAAACAATTACAACCAGCGAACTCAGCGGATTCCTCAACGGAGTCGTCCAAAGATTAGCGGAATCTCAAGCTTCAGACATCCTGAGTAAGTGGAATGATGATCTTGCCGGTGATCTGGGTGAGAGTTTCTTAGATAGTCAATCACCTGGTGGGATTGCCTGGGCACCTCTGAAACATCCCAGACCTCCCGGGCATAACCCAGGCATGCGTCCTCTGATCGATACCGGGAAGCTGATGCAGAGCATCATCTCGAACAGCTCAGGACCTATTGAAACAGTGACACAGGATTCAACATTGTTAGGGACCAGTGTTTATTACGCAGGCTTCCACCAATACGGAACTGCAACAATTCCTGCTCGTCCTTTCATGGGTATCTCCGAGGACTTACAGGATTCCGCAGTCGAAAAGCTGGGTAACCACATAATGACTGTGATAGATGCTATTTAA